TAGGGAGCTGGTGGGCTCTGGCAGCGAGACCTTGACGGAAAATGCCCTCGAGGTGCTCGAAAACGTCGAGGAAGAATATGACCTCGAACCATTCATTGAGGCCCTGTCCTAAATCGCACCCACTGCTTGCGGCAGCGGCCGCGAGACAGTGGCCCCGCGGGTGAAATAACAGAAGGGAAGATAGCCCACACCTATGCTGATCAGCATTGAAGGCATCGACGGTGCCGGTAAAAATACGTTGGTCTCCGCACTCAAGGAGTCGTTGGACCGGCCCGTGGAGGTTATTGCCTTTCCGCGCTATGCAGATTCGATTCACGCGCAGCTAGCGCAGAAGGCGCTCTACGGAAAGATGGGTGACCTCACGGATTCGGCGTATGCCATGGCAACGCTATTCGCGTTGGATCGCTATGGCGTCAAGGACCAGCTGCAGCGCGCCAAGGAGTCCGACACTGTGGTGCTACTGGATCGATACGTGGCTTCCAATGCGGCGTATTCGGCGGCGCGGCTCGAAGACGATGCGGTGATGGAGTGGGTGCACGATCTGGAATTTGGCACCCTCGGCCTGCCGCAGGCAGACCTGCAGGTGTATTTGGATACGGCGGTAGAGGTGGCGTCGGAAAGAGCGCAGGCACGAGCCCAAGCAGACGCCAGCCGGGAACGCGACCGCTACGAACGCGATGGCGGGTTGCAGGAGCGCACCGCCGCGGCCTACCGGCGCCTAGCAGATGCAGGCTGGGGTGGACGCTGGATCGCTACCGCCGATGCGGATACTATTATTTCAGCGATAAAAGACCTTGTAGGAGAATAAAACGTGGCGCCCAAGATTTTGGTTGTCGATGACGATCCGGCTATCTCAGAGATGCTGACCATTGTGCTCGAGTCCGAGGGACTCAAGCCCATTCCGGTCATGGACGGCAATGACGCCGTGCCTGCCTTTGAGCAGCACGAGCCGGACCTCATCCTGCTGGACCTCATGCTCCCGGGCATGAACGGCGTAGATATTTGTCGTGCCATCCGCCGTGAATCCTCCGTGCCCATCGTTATGCTGACCGCCAAGACCGATACGGTTGATGTGGTGCTCGGCCTTGAATCCGGCGCGGATGATTACATCACTAAGCCATTCAAGCCCAAGGAGCTCATCGCCCGTATTCGTGCGCGCCTGCGCCGCACCGATTCTGCGGAATCGGAAATCCTGGAGGTTGCGGACCTTGTCATTGACGTGCCGGAGCATACCGTGCGCCGCACCGATGGCACCGAGCTGAACCTGACTCCGCTGGAGTTTGACCTGCTGCTGGAGATGGCGCGCCGCCCAGGACAGGTGCATACGCGTGAATCGCTGCTGGAATCCGTGTGGGGCTATCGCAATGCCTCTGATACCCGCCTGGTAAACGTGCACGTCCAGCGCCTGCGCGCCAAGATCGAGCACGATCCGGAAGACCCGCAGATCGTGCTGACGGTGCGCGGCGTGGGGTATAAGACCGGCAAGGCAGGCGCCAGGGAGTAAGGATCATCGGCATCATTGAGCGTCTAAGGCGCATTCGAGACGCCTTTATTACAACGTGGCGCACCTCTTTGCAGGCGCGCGTCATTGGCATGATTTTGGTCGCCTCCTCGGTGGTCATGATCATCTTGGCCTACGCGCTGGTGTCCGTGCTTACCCAG
This genomic stretch from Corynebacterium tuberculostearicum harbors:
- a CDS encoding dTMP kinase yields the protein MLISIEGIDGAGKNTLVSALKESLDRPVEVIAFPRYADSIHAQLAQKALYGKMGDLTDSAYAMATLFALDRYGVKDQLQRAKESDTVVLLDRYVASNAAYSAARLEDDAVMEWVHDLEFGTLGLPQADLQVYLDTAVEVASERAQARAQADASRERDRYERDGGLQERTAAAYRRLADAGWGGRWIATADADTIISAIKDLVGE
- the mtrA gene encoding MtrAB system response regulator MtrA, with amino-acid sequence MAPKILVVDDDPAISEMLTIVLESEGLKPIPVMDGNDAVPAFEQHEPDLILLDLMLPGMNGVDICRAIRRESSVPIVMLTAKTDTVDVVLGLESGADDYITKPFKPKELIARIRARLRRTDSAESEILEVADLVIDVPEHTVRRTDGTELNLTPLEFDLLLEMARRPGQVHTRESLLESVWGYRNASDTRLVNVHVQRLRAKIEHDPEDPQIVLTVRGVGYKTGKAGARE